Proteins encoded together in one Plasmodium brasilianum strain Bolivian I chromosome 4, whole genome shotgun sequence window:
- a CDS encoding hypothetical protein (Plasmodium exported protein (PHIST)), with translation MEFSDMNPVTTGGYPFSFNKKEVRNYFIDYLEEEGKCYRKKDLKSSIIFRCFVLSILTLLHIILQNTNIFARYSTFRNTQLCSRYTRELAERKNAKVGNNNTNNTMLREGNPKPSPPKVGNQEPPNKSVKLGEKSRNLNVKMDSPSKSQPSKTNNPQTDRKQIILGETSRSLLSGGDASPKPSPVGRDFPQPESKPVETDRRSRHNSIDKGDNAVLKEKRVQGGTSEANENEKLDMKKKGNDPLLKRNIQDGQPLGKEPSEKIGENGINVELIKKNEDLVKKDISKFEIKDLRESINKPDFEITLLRKYNRIVDCKNVELPYGCTSSDFIKYMSELDLSKKLENLKYFGDPKSMYLIYKYVHDHERVEFWKVRNILWKLCEDLEAKFKIPKEIKIKEWNNIFAKLIEELLKKDQKSYAELHELIKIGNCVRSKFIEFIVGKRHSWKLFSNEMNDKFTEELATNLVKYAK, from the exons ATGGAATTTAGCGACATGAATCCCGTTACAACAGGAGGGtatcctttttcttttaataagaaagaagtcagaaattattttattgattATTTAGAAGAGGAAGGAAAATGTTACAGGAAGAAGGATTTAAAAAGttcaataatttttagatgttttgttttatccaTTCTTACGCtgttacatattattttacaa AATACAAACATATTTGCACGTTATAGCACTTTTAGAAATACCCAGTTGTGTAGTAGATATACAAGAGAATTAGCCGAAAGGAAAAATGCGAAGgttggtaataataatacaaataatactATGTTAAGGGAGGGAAATCCAAAGCCATCCCCCCCAAAGGTGGGAAATCAGGAGCCACCTAATAAATCAGTTAAACTAGGGGAAAAATCAAGAAATTTAAATGTGAAAATGGATTCTCCTTCAAAATCTCAACCCTCTAAAACGAACAATCCGCAGACAGACAGGAAGCAGATCATATTAGGAGAAACTTCTAGATCTCTTCTTTCAGGAGGAGATGCAAGTCCTAAGCCATCCCCTGTAGGGAGGGATTTTCCTCAACCAGAAAGTAAACCAGTCGAAACAGATAGACGTTCAAGGCATAATAGTATCGATAAGGGAGATAATGCagttttaaaagaaaaaagagtaCAAGGAGGTACTTCAGAAGCAAACGAAAATGAAAAGTTAGATATGAAAAAGAAGGGAAATGATCCTTTATTGAAAAGGAATATACAAGATGGTCAACCGCTAGGAAAGGAACCCTCAGAGAAAATAGGTGAAAATGGCATAAATGTTGagcttattaaaaaaaatgaagatttggtgaaaaaggatataagtaaatttgaaataaaagaTCTCCGAGAATCTATTAATAAACCTGACTTTGAAATTACATTGTTGCGTAAATATAACAGAATAGTTGATTGTAAGAATGTGGAATTGCCTTATGGTTGTACGTCTTctgattttattaaatatatgtcgGAATTAGATTTAAGTAAAAAGCTTGAGAATTTAAAGTATTTTGGAGATCCTAAAAGTATGtatcttatatataaatatgttcacGATCATGAAAGGGTAGAATTTTGGAAagtaagaaatattttatggaAATTATGTGAGGATTTAGAAGCAAAGTTTAAAATACCAaaggaaattaaaataaaagaatggaataatatttttgctaAATTGATAGaggaattattaaaaaaggatcAAAAAAGTTATGCAGAGTTGCatgaattaattaaaattggAAATTGTGTTAGATCGAAGTTTATTGAATTCATAGTTGGTAAAAGACATTCATGGAAGCTGTTCTCCAATGAAATGAATGACAAATTTACGGAAGAATTGGCTACTAATTTAGtgaaatatgcaaaataa